The following are from one region of the Nicotiana tomentosiformis chromosome 7, ASM39032v3, whole genome shotgun sequence genome:
- the LOC138896232 gene encoding uncharacterized protein produces the protein MVDKNTEKKVGLQFARMIVEVKVGDQLPEEIYFMNENGEIIEQMVTYDWKPTMCELCQKYVHPGDRCRRNKERKNEVGEATKGDEKLMIVPVGNTIQLEGTSRGVNEPDQRPNPAKHVQEMARNRRYQGSGLAQPLKTGNENGAQDAITCKVKHILLKLEFVASFVYAYNQKEERKALWEYLNQVSMGMNQPWIVLGDFNSVLHVGERQGGKHVTIVEVLDFQACLDMNGLVELPNGGALIHGMINKRMVGCSLGLIGYLLMGIGWTNMVDCRARFLPGGVSDHNPVQVTTMQHTCRRKKAFKYCIVWSTHPQFIEIVEEGWK, from the exons ATGGTAGACAAGAATACAGAAAAGAAAGTAGGATTGCAATTTGCTAGAATGATTGTTGAAGTGAAGGTAGGTGATCAACTTCCTGAGGAAATCTACTTCATGAACGAAAATGGGGAGATCATTGAGCAAATGGTGACCTATGACTGGAAGCCAACTATGTGTGAGTTGTGTCAAAAATATGTGCATCCAGGAGATAGATGTAGGaggaataaggaaagaaagaatgAGGTGGGGGAAGCTACTAAGGGAGATGAAAAACTTATGATTGTTCCAGTGGGCAATACCATTCAGCTGGAGGGTACATCTAGGGGTGTCAATGAGCCTGATCAAAGACCAAATCCTGCTAAACATGTACAGGAGATGGCAAGGAATAGAAGGTATCAAGGTAGTGGATTAGCTCAACCATTGAAGACAGGGAATGAAAATGGAGCTCAGGAT GCTATAACCTGCAAGGTTAAACATATACTGTTAAAACTGGAATTTGTGGCTTCATTTGTGTATGCTTACAATCAGAAGGAAGAGAGAAAGGCACTATGGGAATATTTGAATCAAGTTTCAATGGGTATGAATCAACCATGGATAGTATTAGGAGACTTCAACTCTGTCTTGCATGTAGGGGAAAGACAAGGAGGAAAGCATGTTACTATAGTTGAAGTTCTGGATTTTCAAGCATGTTTAGATATGAATGGACTGGTGGAGCTTCCTAATGGGGGTGCTCTTATACATGGAATGATAAATAAGAGAATGGTAGGGTGTTCTCTGGGATTGATTGGGTATTTGTTAATGGGGATTGGATGGACAAATATGGTAGATTGTAGAGCAAGGTTCTTACCTGGAGGGGTGAGTGATCACAACCCTGTACAGGTCACAACCATGCAGCATACTTGCAGGAGAAAGAAAGCATTTAAATATTGTATTGTATGGAGTACTCATCCCCAATTTATTGAAATAGTAGAGGAGGGGTGGAAGTAG